One window of the Pyrus communis chromosome 17, drPyrComm1.1, whole genome shotgun sequence genome contains the following:
- the LOC137722254 gene encoding phospholipase A1-IIgamma-like, producing the protein MDTIATRWRLLGGETDWEGLLDPLDIDLRRCILHYGERVATIGDSFISDPRSKNCGLPRYTKAHLFSKVGLENSNPYKYTVNKYIYAATEFLPGKSIWLGYVAVTTDEGKEVLGRRDILVTWRGTELDAEWDVDLLFDLVSASDILGEKYDPKVHHGFHSYYNSADPESPYSKTSCRAQVLTAIKEVVDRYKDDEISITVCGHSMGGAFAILNATDIVCNGYNKPTDRPDKACLVTSIVFASPRLGDQGFHSVFSSLKNLHVLRVTNSYDIVPYLPPSEKYVDVGKELKIDTLKSPYLKNAKKDAHRLEIYLHGVAGTQGRNGFQLVINRDIALVNKKLDGLKDEYNVIVNWWTEKNKSMVQMDDGSWVLLDHEKDDV; encoded by the exons ATGGATACCATAGCAACAAGGTGGAGGCTTCTTGGTGGCGAAACTGATTGGGAGGGTCTACTTGACCCTCTCGACATTGATCTACGTCGCTGTATCCTTCACTATGGCGAAAGAGTTGCCACCATTGGCGACTCCTTCATCAGCGATCCAAGATCGAAGAATTGTGGACTTCCCCGTTACACAAAGGCACATTTGTTCTCTAAGGTGGGTTTGGAGAATTCTAATCCATACAAGTACACTgtgaataaatatatatatgcagcAACAGAATTTTTACCCGGGAAATCGATCTGGTTAGGTTATGTGGCGGTAACAACGGATGAGGGAAAGGAGGTGTTAGGGAGGAGGGACATTTTGGTTACATGGAGAGGAACTGAACTGGATGCAGAGTGGGATGTTGACTTACTGTTCGATTTAGTGTCAGCTTCTGATATTCTGGGAGAGAAGTATGATCCTAAGGTGCACCATGGTTTTCATTCCTATTACAATTCTGCCGACCCTGAATCTCCATACAGTAAAACTAGTTGTAGAGCACag GTTTTAACTGCAATTAAAGAAGTGGTGGATCGATACAAGGATGACGAAATCAGCATAACTGTTTGTGGCCACAGCATGGGCGGTGCATTTGCAATTTTAAATGCTACAGACATAGTTTGTAATGGGTACAACAAACCTACAGACCGTCCAGATAAAGCCTGTCTTGTTACATCCATTGTGTTTGCTAGCCCTCGTCTTGGAGATCAAGGTTTCCACAGCGTATTCTCAAGTCTTAAAAATCTTCATGTTTTGCGAGTCACAAATAGCTACGATATAGTCCCTTATTTACCACCGTCAGAAAAGTATGTTGATGTTGGAAAAGAGCTGAAAATTGACACTCTTAAGTCGCCCTATTTGAAGAATGCAAAAAAAGACGCGCACCGTTTGGAGATTTACTTACATGGAGTTGCAGGAACACAAGGGCGAAATGGTTTTCAATTGGTAATCAACCGTGATATTGCATTAGTAAACAAAAAGTTGGACGGTCTAAAGGATGAATATAATGTAATTGTTAATTGGTGGACTGAGAAGAACAAGTCTATGGTTCAAATGGATGATGGCTCTTGGGTGCTGTTGGATCATGAAAAGGATGATGTTTAA
- the LOC137723474 gene encoding putative F-box/FBD/LRR-repeat protein At5g22610: protein MEHKHKLFATESSQAQGTCPNYIIDRLSNLPDEVAHQILAFLNFKELIRVGSVSKRCRELFLSTPSLVICSPDSGNKQKHLNLLNSFDRFLLHRGDNRIQRLSVSWCISSGLANKIFRMIRWIHIAAKCNVEELDFALNGKHTPGTLELPACIFLCGSLRSLLVYVGTILKAPSFACSSNLQCLTLKSVTMDEGFCKWISSSCKCIKKLQLSYVSIENITIESSSLESFSLVGSSLHGIRLRHLNISCEKLIDIHIEFYNLDSSSKSMNIFAPNLKYLTWIGSILNYHNLGKLTCLEKAEIFLKRKKDDYDFDKIFEVLRSIRKVKALILSEDTTQALFREGSMQLQFDDISYLSLHAGGVFDDLVPAMVSLLRGMPNLKTLHINSYPRFFGSKSCKFNRKYWKSQNLDFVHRLEEVKIELSNGYNGMEFARYILEHAQNLKKMVIHYPPQQSYVEGRLSKSEMISTTSIDYQKRDLHKLQSWSESGTYYRYLIQGKSA from the exons ATGGAACACAAACATAAGCTTTTCGCTACTGAAAGTTCTCAAGCTCAAGGAACTTGTCCCAACTATATAATAGATAGATTAAGTAATCTTCCAGATGAAGTGGCTCATCAAATTCTAGCATTCCTCAATTTTAAGGAACTCATTCGAGTGGGTAGCGTTTCCAAAAGATGCAGAGAGCTCTTTCTTTCTACCCCTTCATTGGTAATTTGTTCACCAGACTCAGGAAACAAGCAGAAGCATTTGAACTTACTGAACTCTTTTGATAGATTCTTGCTTCATCGTGGGGATAATAGGATACAACGCCTTTCTGTTAGTTGGTGTATCAGTTCAGGCCTCGCCAACAAGATTTTTCGTATGATCAGGTGGATCCATATTGCGGCAAAGTGTAATGTCGAAGAGCTTGATTTTGCGTTGAATGGCAAGCATACACCTGGGACATTAGAACTCCCAGCTTGCATCTTTCTTTGTGGATCTTTGAGGTCACTATTGGTGTACGTGGGTACAATTCTTAAAGCGCCCTCATTTGCTTGCTCAAGTAATCTCCAATGCTTAACGTTAAAAAGTGTTACGATGGACGAAGGGTTTTGCAAATGGATCTCAAGTTCCTGCAAATGCATTAAGAAATTGCAGCTTAGTTATGTTTCAATAGAAAATATCACCATTGAAAGCTCATCTTTGGAATCATTTAGTTTGGTGGGTTCCTCTTTACATGGCATTCGCTTACGCCATCTTAACATTTCATGTGAGAAGCTTATAGATATACATATAGAGTTTTATAATTTGGACAGCAGCAGCAAGTCAATGAATATTTTTGCTCCAAATCTGAAGTATTTGACATGGATCGGAAGTATATTGAATTACCATAATCTTGGGAAATTAACGTGTTTAGAAAAAGCTGAGATTTTTCTGAAGCGTAAGAAAGATGACTATGACTTTGACAAAATATTTGAGGTTCTGCGCAGCATCCGCAAGGTTAAAGCTCTTATTCTAAGTGAAGATACCACACAG GCACTGTTCAGGGAAGGTTCCATGCAACTGCAGTTCGATGATATTTCTTACTTGAGCTTGCATGCTGGGGGCGTGTTTGATGACCTTGTCCCAGCTATGGTCTCTCTTTTGAGAGGAATGCCCAACTTGAAAACTTTGCACATAAACTCTTACCCTCGATTCTTTGGCTCAAAA TCGTGCAAGTTTAATAGAAAATATTGGAAATCCCAAAACTTGGACTTTGTTCATCGTCTCGAGGAGGTAAAAATAGAGCTTTCCAACGGGTACAATGGAATGGAGTTTGCAAGGTATATTCTGGAGCATGCTcagaatttgaagaaaatggtcATACATTATCCACCTCAGCAATCATATGTTGAAGGGAGGTTAAGCAAAAGCGAGATGATTTCTACTACCTCCATTGACTATCAGAAAAGAGATCTGCATAAACTACAAAGCTGGTCTGAATCTGGTACTTACTATAGGTATTTGATTCAGGGAAAGTCGGCCTAA
- the LOC137723705 gene encoding cyclin-dependent kinase F-4-like, whose protein sequence is MEKFEMIKKLGSGAFGTVFAARHKQTGEVVAIKKLNGRCSSLQQCLSLPEVQSLSKLNHPNIVQLKGVVAEYESAFFVFEYMHSSLLDLIEKKRQTGFTEDEIRNICYQMFQGLAYMHKTGYFHRDMKPENVLVKEGAVKIGDLGSTKEINSPPPYTDYIGTIWYRAPEVLLRSERYCPKVDMWAMGAIMAELFSLQPLFPGRSDADQIFKICSVIGRPTLESWRNGFLLAHKMNYQIPQIDGVGLSAMIPSASESAIKLISSLCSWDPSTRPTAADALKHPFFIGNHRIPRAIPLRQSNIQPASNSSLIFV, encoded by the coding sequence ATGGAAAAGTTCGAGATGATTAAGAAACTCGGGAGTGGTGCTTTCGGGACGGTATTTGCTGCGCGGCACAAACAGACGGGCGAAGTTGTTGCaatcaagaaattgaacggGAGGTGCAGTTCGTTGCAGCAGTGTCTTAGCCTACCAGAAGTTCAGTCCCTTTCCAAACTCAACCATCCCAACATTGTCCAGTTGAAGGGTGTGGTTGCCGAATACGAGTCTGCTTTCTTTGTGTTTGAGTACATGCACAGCAGTCTGCTTGATCTTATTGAGAAAAAAAGGCAAACCGGATTCACAGAGGACGAAATTAGAAACATCTGCTATCAGATGTTTCAGGGCTTGGCCTACATGCACAAAACTGGCTATTTCCATCGCGATATGAAACCGGAGAATGTCTTGGTTAAGGAGGGTGCCGTCAAGATTGGGGATTTGGGTTCTACTAAGGAGATTAATTCGCCTCCTCCCTATACAGACTACATCGGCACTATTTGGTATCGAGCTCCCGAGGTGTTGCTTCGGTCAGAACGCTATTGTCCTAAGGTCGATATGTGGGCAATGGGTGCTATCATGGCAGAGCTGTTCTCACTCCAGCCTTTATTTCCTGGTCGAAGTGATGCTGACCAGATATTCAAGATTTGCAGCGTGATTGGTAGGCCAACTTTGGAGTCTTGGCGCAACGGGTTTCTTCTTGCACACAAGATGAACTATCAGATTCCGCAAATTGACGGGGTTGGTCTATCTGCGATGATTCCTTCCGCAAGTGAATCAGCTATCAAGCTGATTTCTTCCCTTTGTTCTTGGGACCCATCCACGAGGCCTACTGCTGCTGATGCACTCAAGCATCCTTTCTTCATTGGCAACCACAGGATTCCACGCGCCATCCCTTTGAGACAAAGCAATATTCAGCCTGCGTCGAATTCTTCTCTTATTTTCGTGTAG